One Bacteroidota bacterium genomic window carries:
- a CDS encoding Na(+)-translocating NADH-quinone reductase subunit A: MSKVIKIKKGLRINLAGKAGKTMANIPTAALYALKPSDFIGVVPKLLVKEGDEVKAGSPLFCDKVKPEILFTSPVSGTVKEILRGDRRKILSITVEPDGKGQYKSFTRGAANSLNRETIVENLLKSGLWPSLKMRPYGIIARPQDKPKSIFISGMDSAPLGVDYNFIMKGLEREFQAGIDILSKLTDGKIHLGVDAKAETCAAFTGAQNLVLTSYQGPHPAGNVGTHIHKLDPINKGEVVWTLDPQQVVAIGHLFTEGRYDATRIIALTGSEVKNTGYFKMVSGAHLSTILANNVKGSNVRIIGGNVLTGSLLDSDDFLGYYEPQITVIPEGNHYEFMGWIAPGFNKFSFSHTFFSWLTPNKEYIVDTNIKGGHRALMITGNFEKVFPFNILPMQLLKAIIIEDIDLMEQLGIYEVTEEDFALCEFIDTSKTEIQSIVRKGLDLMVKEMS, translated from the coding sequence ATGTCAAAAGTAATAAAGATTAAAAAGGGGCTTCGAATCAATCTTGCCGGTAAAGCTGGCAAGACAATGGCCAATATTCCGACGGCTGCGTTGTATGCCCTTAAACCCTCTGATTTTATTGGGGTGGTTCCAAAACTACTCGTAAAAGAAGGTGATGAAGTAAAAGCTGGCAGCCCGCTTTTTTGCGACAAAGTCAAACCCGAAATTCTTTTTACTTCTCCGGTTAGCGGAACAGTAAAAGAAATTTTAAGGGGCGACCGCAGGAAAATTCTTTCCATTACGGTTGAACCAGACGGAAAAGGGCAATACAAAAGTTTTACCCGTGGAGCAGCAAACAGTTTGAACAGAGAAACAATAGTTGAAAACTTACTGAAAAGTGGGTTATGGCCATCGCTGAAAATGAGGCCATACGGAATTATAGCTCGCCCTCAGGATAAACCAAAATCCATTTTTATTTCCGGAATGGACAGTGCCCCGCTTGGTGTCGATTACAACTTCATCATGAAGGGCCTCGAAAGAGAATTTCAGGCAGGTATTGATATTCTTTCGAAACTCACCGATGGCAAAATTCACCTGGGAGTAGATGCCAAAGCCGAAACCTGCGCAGCATTTACCGGCGCACAAAATCTCGTACTTACATCTTACCAGGGCCCTCACCCTGCAGGCAATGTAGGCACCCATATCCATAAACTCGACCCTATAAACAAAGGCGAAGTGGTATGGACCCTCGACCCACAGCAGGTTGTAGCCATTGGCCACCTATTTACAGAAGGTCGCTACGATGCCACAAGAATAATAGCATTAACCGGTTCGGAAGTGAAAAACACCGGTTATTTTAAAATGGTTTCGGGAGCACATCTTTCTACAATTCTTGCGAACAATGTAAAAGGAAGTAACGTGCGAATAATTGGTGGCAATGTGCTGACAGGAAGCCTCCTCGATTCGGATGATTTCCTTGGTTACTATGAACCACAGATTACCGTAATTCCGGAAGGTAACCATTACGAATTCATGGGATGGATTGCTCCAGGTTTCAACAAATTCAGCTTCTCGCACACATTCTTCTCGTGGCTCACACCCAATAAGGAATACATCGTCGATACCAACATAAAAGGTGGCCACCGTGCACTAATGATTACAGGTAACTTCGAAAAAGTATTCCCCTTCAACATATTACCAATGCAATTGCTTAAAGCCATCATCATCGAAGACATCGATTTGATGGAGCAATTGGGAATTTACGAAGTAACAGAAGAAGATTTTGCATTGTGCGAGTTTATCGATACTTCTAAAACCGAAATCCAGTCCATTGTAAGAAAAGGATTGGATTTGATGGTGAAGGAAATGAGTTAG
- a CDS encoding NADH:ubiquinone reductase (Na(+)-transporting) subunit B: MKGLRNYLNKIKPNFEKGGKLEKFHSLFDSVETLLFVPNKVTYSGSHIRDAIDMKRTMIMVVLAMVPALLFGMWNVGYHHFLSIGTYADKSFGEVFFFGFLKVLPIILVSYGTGLTIEIIFAQIKHHDVPEGFFVTGMLIPLILPVNIPLWMVALATAFAVIIGVEAFGGTGMNIFNPALLARAFLFFAYPSEMSGDKVWVAGLPEGTGVVDGFSGATPLAHLAQNEASKLADFSDMFFGFIPGSIGETSVLAILIGAFILVFTGIGSWKIMLSGVLGALAMGLTFQLVGIMNPSIENAYMHIPAYYHLVMGGFAFGIVFMATDPVSASQTEKGKWIYGFLIGIIAVLIRVVNPAYPEGVMLAILLGNAWASLIDHYVIEANIKKRLKRVKVKSTI, from the coding sequence ATGAAAGGTCTTAGAAATTATCTCAACAAAATAAAACCGAATTTTGAAAAGGGAGGCAAGTTGGAAAAATTCCATTCACTTTTCGATTCGGTCGAAACCCTGCTTTTTGTGCCCAACAAGGTTACCTATAGCGGGTCTCACATACGCGATGCCATCGATATGAAGCGTACCATGATTATGGTAGTGTTGGCCATGGTTCCTGCACTTCTTTTTGGTATGTGGAATGTAGGTTACCACCATTTTTTATCAATAGGTACCTATGCCGATAAAAGCTTTGGCGAAGTATTCTTCTTTGGATTCCTGAAAGTGCTTCCCATTATACTGGTATCTTATGGCACGGGATTAACCATCGAAATTATCTTTGCCCAAATAAAACATCACGATGTTCCAGAAGGTTTCTTTGTAACAGGAATGCTGATTCCACTTATACTTCCTGTAAATATTCCCCTTTGGATGGTAGCTCTTGCTACTGCATTTGCGGTTATCATTGGAGTTGAAGCTTTTGGTGGCACTGGAATGAACATCTTTAACCCTGCACTTTTAGCCCGTGCATTTCTTTTCTTTGCCTATCCCTCCGAAATGTCTGGAGATAAGGTGTGGGTAGCTGGCTTGCCGGAAGGTACCGGTGTAGTGGATGGATTCTCCGGAGCAACACCCCTGGCTCATCTGGCACAAAACGAGGCCTCGAAACTTGCCGACTTTTCTGATATGTTTTTTGGTTTTATACCTGGTTCTATTGGCGAAACATCGGTGCTGGCCATTTTAATCGGTGCGTTTATTCTTGTTTTTACAGGCATTGGAAGTTGGAAGATTATGCTTTCCGGGGTGCTGGGAGCATTAGCCATGGGACTTACCTTTCAGTTGGTTGGTATCATGAACCCATCGATAGAAAATGCTTACATGCATATTCCGGCCTATTATCACTTGGTAATGGGAGGTTTCGCATTTGGAATAGTATTTATGGCAACCGACCCTGTTTCTGCCTCACAAACCGAAAAAGGAAAGTGGATTTATGGATTCCTGATAGGCATCATAGCCGTGCTGATTAGAGTTGTTAATCCAGCCTATCCTGAAGGTGTTATGTTGGCAATTCTTCTTGGCAATGCCTGGGCTTCCCTCATCGACCATTATGTAATCGAAGCCAACATTAAAAAACGCCTGAAACGCGTGAAAGTAAAATCAACTATCTAA
- the nqrC gene encoding NADH:ubiquinone reductase (Na(+)-transporting) subunit C, whose product MKEFSNTYIFTFSSIMVIVVALLLALAALQLKPLQDKNIEIEKKQNILASINVPATAENAEELYDKYITESYVVNTTGLRVDGIDAFGVDMKAELSKPSIERALPVYVSTLSNGENAFVLPLRGKGLWGPIWGYISLNKDLNTIYGVSFDHQGETPGLGAEIKESWYQQKFIGKKIFQDSTTFVSIKVLKGIVDPANPHAVDGISGGTITSKGLEAMIDSCLVLYKEYYFINRK is encoded by the coding sequence ATGAAAGAGTTCAGCAATACGTATATATTCACCTTTTCCTCCATCATGGTAATCGTTGTGGCACTGCTGCTTGCATTGGCTGCATTGCAACTTAAACCTTTGCAGGATAAAAATATCGAAATTGAGAAAAAACAAAATATTCTCGCTTCGATTAATGTTCCGGCTACTGCAGAAAATGCAGAAGAACTCTATGATAAATACATTACAGAAAGTTACGTAGTGAACACAACAGGATTGCGGGTTGATGGCATTGATGCCTTCGGAGTAGATATGAAAGCAGAACTTTCAAAACCTTCTATTGAGAGAGCACTCCCGGTTTATGTAAGCACACTTAGCAATGGTGAAAATGCTTTTGTTCTTCCCCTAAGAGGTAAAGGGCTTTGGGGTCCGATTTGGGGCTATATTTCGCTGAATAAAGACTTAAACACCATTTATGGAGTCAGTTTCGACCATCAGGGAGAAACCCCTGGTTTGGGTGCAGAAATTAAAGAAAGCTGGTATCAGCAGAAATTTATCGGAAAAAAAATATTTCAAGATTCGACCACTTTTGTGTCGATAAAAGTGCTTAAAGGAATTGTCGATCCTGCAAATCCTCATGCTGTAGATGGCATTTCGGGTGGAACCATCACCAGTAAAGGCCTTGAGGCAATGATTGATTCCTGTCTTGTGCTTTACAAAGAGTATTATTTTATAAACAGAAAATAA
- a CDS encoding NADH:ubiquinone reductase (Na(+)-transporting) subunit D: MSTSSKNLKLFTAPFNLHNPITVQVLGICSALAVTVKLKPAIVMGVSVMVVTAFSNLLISLMRDYIPPRIRIIVQLVVVAALVILVDQVLRAFVYDVSKQLSVYVGLIITNCIIMGRLEAYAMANKPWPSFVDGVGNGAGYAVILIMIGFTRELLGSGSLLGYNVVPQSFYEAGYMNNGMMIMPPMALIVVGLIIWVQRSKFPELNETH; encoded by the coding sequence ATGAGTACATCATCGAAAAATTTAAAACTGTTTACTGCTCCCTTCAATCTGCACAACCCAATTACAGTGCAGGTTCTTGGAATCTGTTCGGCACTTGCGGTAACAGTTAAACTGAAACCTGCAATTGTGATGGGTGTTTCAGTAATGGTAGTAACTGCCTTTTCTAACCTTCTCATATCGCTCATGAGAGACTATATACCGCCCCGTATCAGAATCATAGTGCAGCTGGTAGTGGTGGCTGCTCTCGTTATATTGGTTGACCAGGTTCTGCGCGCATTTGTTTACGACGTCAGTAAGCAATTATCGGTATATGTCGGCCTTATTATTACCAACTGTATCATCATGGGAAGATTGGAAGCCTATGCGATGGCTAATAAACCCTGGCCCTCCTTTGTTGATGGTGTAGGAAATGGAGCAGGCTATGCAGTTATTCTGATCATGATTGGTTTTACCAGAGAACTACTTGGTTCTGGAAGCCTGCTTGGTTACAATGTGGTACCCCAGTCATTCTACGAAGCTGGGTATATGAATAACGGTATGATGATTATGCCCCCAATGGCACTGATAGTAGTTGGCCTCATCATCTGGGTGCAACGTAGCAAATTCCCTGAACTGAACGAAACGCATTAA
- the nqrE gene encoding NADH:ubiquinone reductase (Na(+)-transporting) subunit E, whose product MQEYINIIVKAIFSENMIFAFFLGMCSYLAVSKTVKTSLGLGIAVIFVQMVTVPVNYLLLENVLKPGALTWLGGSFSEIDLSFLSFMIYIATIAAMVQLVEMIVEKFSPSLYNSLGIFLPLIAVNCAILAGSLFMEQREYQNMGEVLSFSFGSGFGWALAIVTLAAIRERIRYSNIPAPLRGLGITFIITGLLGIAFMSFMGIKL is encoded by the coding sequence ATGCAGGAGTATATCAATATAATAGTTAAGGCCATTTTTAGCGAGAACATGATTTTCGCTTTTTTCCTCGGCATGTGTTCATACCTTGCCGTGTCGAAAACAGTAAAAACATCGCTGGGGCTTGGAATCGCCGTAATTTTCGTGCAAATGGTTACCGTACCGGTTAACTACCTTTTGCTGGAAAATGTTTTAAAACCCGGAGCCTTAACCTGGCTCGGAGGTTCTTTTTCTGAAATTGATCTGTCGTTTCTAAGTTTTATGATTTACATTGCCACTATTGCTGCAATGGTTCAGTTAGTAGAGATGATAGTAGAGAAATTTTCACCCAGCCTATACAATTCTTTAGGAATATTTCTTCCGTTGATCGCTGTGAACTGTGCAATCCTTGCAGGATCGTTGTTTATGGAGCAGCGTGAATATCAAAATATGGGTGAGGTATTATCCTTTTCATTCGGATCGGGATTTGGCTGGGCTCTGGCAATTGTTACACTTGCCGCAATACGCGAAAGAATAAGGTATTCAAACATTCCGGCCCCCTTGCGTGGTTTGGGTATCACCTTTATAATTACAGGTTTGCTTGGAATAGCATTTATGAGTTTTATGGGCATCAAACTTTAA
- a CDS encoding NADH:ubiquinone reductase (Na(+)-transporting) subunit F — protein MIIAATTSMVILISILSFWIIILLLVTSLIIARNRLAPQGKVVININDGNTVEVSPGSTLLSTLSAQNIFLPSACGGGGTCGMCRCQVIEGGGSILSTETGYFTRKEQANHWRLGCQVKVRNDLKIHVPEEILGIKKWECEVVSNHNVATFIKEFVVKLPPGETLDFKSGGYIQIDVPKYEMDFKDLEVEAEYRDEWDKFKLWDLKMKNSEETYRAYSMANHPAEGNIVMLNIRIATPPWDAKTGSWAKVNPGICSSYIFSRKPGDKVTISGPYGEFFIQDTNNEMLYIGGGAGMAPLRSHLFHLFHTAKSGRKVSYWYGARSRREIFYEDQFRAIEKEFPNFKFVIALSDPQPNDNWDGPVGFIHQVIYDNYLSKHEAPEDIEYYMCGPGPMVGAVKKMLYNLGVADESIYFDDFGN, from the coding sequence ATGATTATAGCGGCTACAACTTCGATGGTAATTCTGATAAGCATCTTATCTTTCTGGATTATCATTCTGCTACTTGTTACAAGTTTAATTATAGCACGTAACAGACTTGCTCCGCAAGGTAAGGTGGTGATTAACATCAACGATGGCAACACCGTAGAGGTTAGTCCGGGATCGACTCTATTAAGTACTCTATCGGCTCAAAATATATTTTTACCTTCGGCATGTGGTGGCGGTGGAACCTGCGGCATGTGCCGTTGTCAGGTAATTGAGGGCGGGGGATCGATCCTATCGACAGAAACAGGATACTTTACACGTAAGGAACAAGCCAATCACTGGCGCCTGGGTTGTCAGGTAAAAGTGCGTAACGACCTTAAAATACATGTGCCTGAAGAAATTTTAGGCATCAAAAAATGGGAATGCGAGGTGGTTTCGAACCACAATGTTGCCACTTTTATTAAAGAATTTGTAGTAAAACTTCCGCCGGGCGAAACCCTCGATTTTAAATCGGGGGGATACATTCAGATAGATGTTCCCAAATATGAAATGGACTTTAAAGATTTGGAGGTTGAAGCTGAGTACCGCGATGAGTGGGACAAATTCAAACTGTGGGATTTGAAAATGAAGAATTCCGAAGAAACTTATCGGGCTTATTCGATGGCCAACCACCCTGCAGAAGGAAATATTGTTATGCTCAACATACGTATAGCCACTCCACCCTGGGATGCCAAAACCGGAAGTTGGGCAAAGGTTAACCCTGGTATTTGTTCATCGTACATCTTTTCGCGCAAACCCGGCGATAAAGTAACCATCTCGGGCCCTTATGGCGAATTCTTTATTCAAGACACCAACAACGAAATGCTCTATATTGGTGGTGGGGCTGGTATGGCCCCTTTGCGTTCTCATCTTTTCCATCTGTTTCATACTGCAAAATCTGGCCGGAAAGTAAGTTATTGGTACGGAGCTCGCTCGCGCCGTGAAATATTTTACGAAGATCAATTCCGTGCCATTGAAAAAGAATTTCCCAACTTTAAATTTGTAATTGCTTTAAGCGATCCACAGCCCAACGACAACTGGGACGGCCCTGTTGGCTTTATTCACCAGGTGATTTATGACAATTACCTCAGCAAACACGAAGCCCCGGAAGATATTGAGTATTACATGTGCGGCCCCGGCCCTATGGTTGGAGCAGTGAAAAAAATGTTGTACAACCTGGGTGTAGCTGATGAAAGTATCTATTTCGACGACTTTGGAAATTAA